The proteins below are encoded in one region of Roseomonas marmotae:
- a CDS encoding ABC transporter permease — MIGARFTHWLLLLPSLLLLVLLLGLPLVAMLGTGLQPNVLLDFEGPALDNYAYLLSRSYYLQVIWRTLRMAAETTLYAIPLGYLAAMLLQGLSGRAGNLAIMGLTFPILAGPLTVVLGWMALLADGGPFIGPLVSAGVIPPLRLLGTEAGVVISLVQFVLPFTVLTLFTGLRQIQPQMHEAARSLGAGSTARFLHVTLPLSLPSVLSASIITFSLAASSFISPHYLGGAGQLTLTTLVSQFIMATFNAELAAAAAGLLLLLMLASVVAITALLGRLIRP, encoded by the coding sequence ATGATTGGCGCGCGCTTCACGCATTGGCTGCTGCTGCTGCCCAGCCTGCTGCTTCTCGTCCTGCTGCTCGGCCTGCCGCTGGTGGCGATGCTCGGCACCGGGCTCCAGCCCAATGTGCTGCTGGATTTCGAGGGCCCGGCCCTCGACAACTACGCCTATCTCCTCTCCCGCTCGTACTACCTGCAGGTGATCTGGCGGACCCTGCGCATGGCGGCCGAGACGACCCTCTATGCCATCCCGCTCGGCTACCTGGCGGCGATGCTGTTGCAGGGCCTTTCCGGCCGCGCCGGCAACCTGGCCATCATGGGCCTGACCTTCCCCATCCTGGCGGGGCCGCTGACGGTGGTGCTGGGCTGGATGGCGCTGCTGGCCGATGGCGGGCCCTTCATCGGCCCGCTGGTCAGCGCCGGGGTGATCCCGCCGCTGCGCCTGCTGGGCACCGAGGCAGGCGTGGTCATCAGCCTCGTGCAGTTCGTCCTGCCCTTCACGGTGCTGACCCTCTTCACCGGGCTGCGCCAGATCCAGCCGCAGATGCATGAGGCAGCGCGCAGCCTGGGCGCCGGGTCCACCGCGCGCTTCCTGCACGTCACCCTGCCGCTCAGCCTGCCCTCCGTGCTCTCGGCCAGCATCATCACCTTCTCCCTGGCCGCCAGCAGCTTCATCTCGCCGCATTACCTCGGCGGGGCGGGGCAGCTCACCCTCACCACCCTGGTCTCGCAGTTCATCATGGCGACCTTCAATGCCGAGCTGGCCGCGGCGGCCGCGGGCCTGCTGCTGCTGCTGATGCTGGCCTCCGTGGTCGCCATCACCGCCCTGCTCGGGAGGCTCATCCGCCCATGA
- a CDS encoding ABC transporter substrate-binding protein, translated as MFAPTRRAILAGTAAAVMAPSLARPALAQSGDRTLRFVPSADLSALDPIWTTGYVVRNHGYMVYDTLYAMDSQFRIQPQMAEGHEVTDDGRTWTIRLREGLKFHDGEPVRARDCVASIRRWAARDGFGATLMAQTEELSALDDRRLRFRLKAPFPLLAEALGKLSSPVPFIMPERLASTSPQEQIREAVGSGPFRFLKDEWVAGSMAAYARFDGYVPRGEAADGAAGGKHVHVDRVEWRVIPDASTSVSALQTGQVDWLEVVMPDLLPILRRARDVTITERDPIGIYVLLRFNHLYPPFDDVKVRQAVLHAVNQPDFLQSMVGDPKLFSECKAFFPCGTPLSTGAGGEAMEANLDAARAMLKASSYDGRKVVIISPSDNPALAPLGDMAADLLQRLGMNVELVVTDWGTVLARRASQKAPEEGGWNIFHTTAVAAEFMSPASHLALRGNGKAGWAGWYTSEKLEELRTAWFSAPDAAAQKAMAAEMEREAFRSVPYVPLGTTLSQQAFRSNVRDILPGTAPVFWNLRKA; from the coding sequence ATGTTCGCACCGACCCGCCGCGCCATCCTGGCCGGCACCGCCGCCGCCGTCATGGCGCCCAGCCTGGCCCGCCCCGCCCTGGCGCAATCCGGGGACAGGACCCTCCGCTTCGTGCCGAGCGCCGATCTCAGCGCGCTCGACCCGATCTGGACCACGGGCTACGTGGTGCGGAACCACGGCTACATGGTCTACGACACGCTCTACGCGATGGATTCGCAGTTCCGCATCCAGCCGCAGATGGCGGAGGGCCATGAGGTCACGGATGACGGCCGCACCTGGACCATCCGGCTGCGCGAGGGCCTGAAGTTCCATGACGGGGAGCCGGTGCGGGCGCGCGACTGCGTGGCCAGCATCCGCCGCTGGGCGGCGCGGGACGGCTTCGGCGCCACGCTGATGGCGCAGACGGAGGAGCTTTCGGCGCTGGACGACCGCCGGCTGCGCTTCCGGCTGAAGGCCCCCTTCCCGCTGCTGGCCGAGGCGCTGGGCAAGCTTTCCAGCCCCGTGCCCTTCATCATGCCGGAGCGCCTGGCCAGCACCTCGCCGCAGGAGCAGATCCGCGAGGCTGTGGGCTCCGGCCCCTTCCGCTTCCTGAAGGATGAGTGGGTGGCGGGCAGCATGGCGGCCTATGCGCGCTTCGACGGCTATGTGCCGCGCGGCGAGGCGGCCGATGGTGCGGCCGGCGGCAAGCATGTGCATGTGGACCGGGTGGAATGGCGCGTCATCCCCGACGCCTCCACCTCCGTCTCCGCCCTGCAGACCGGGCAGGTGGACTGGCTGGAGGTCGTCATGCCCGACCTGCTGCCAATCCTGCGCCGTGCGCGCGACGTCACCATCACCGAGCGCGACCCGATCGGCATCTACGTGCTGCTGCGCTTCAACCATCTCTACCCGCCCTTCGACGACGTGAAGGTGCGGCAGGCGGTGCTGCATGCGGTGAACCAGCCGGACTTCCTGCAGTCCATGGTGGGCGATCCGAAACTCTTCAGCGAGTGCAAGGCCTTCTTCCCCTGCGGCACGCCGCTCTCCACCGGCGCGGGCGGCGAGGCGATGGAGGCCAACCTGGACGCCGCGCGCGCCATGCTGAAGGCCAGCAGCTATGACGGCCGCAAGGTCGTCATCATCTCGCCCAGCGACAATCCCGCGCTGGCGCCGCTCGGCGACATGGCGGCCGACCTGCTGCAGCGCCTCGGCATGAATGTCGAGCTGGTGGTGACGGACTGGGGCACCGTGCTGGCCCGCCGCGCCTCGCAGAAGGCACCGGAGGAAGGCGGCTGGAACATCTTCCACACCACCGCCGTCGCCGCCGAGTTCATGAGCCCGGCCTCGCACCTCGCCCTGCGCGGCAACGGCAAGGCCGGCTGGGCCGGCTGGTACACCAGCGAGAAGCTGGAGGAGCTGCGGACCGCCTGGTTCTCCGCGCCCGACGCGGCGGCGCAGAAGGCGATGGCGGCGGAGATGGAGCGCGAGGCCTTCCGCAGCGTGCCCTATGTGCCGCTGGGCACCACGCTGTCCCAGCAGGCTTTCCGCAGCAATGTCAGGGATATCCTGCCCGGCACGGCGCCGGTCTTCTGGAACCTGCGGAAGGCGTGA
- a CDS encoding ABC transporter permease: MRTLGRLAGGFYLVLLYLFVAGPLLFVIATSFNPATSFPAQFEGLTLSWYAAILKRPEFLTATWTSALVAALAAALAVVVSFLAAYALSRKGGPGGNGAMATLLASPLLVPQVVISLAILQLASAWGVGTGFWGLVAAHAVYVMPFALRLILTGLARFDFAVEEASRSLGGSPLATWREVTLPLLRPSIVAGFTFCFILSFVNLPLSLFLTGPDTATLPIVMFAYIESRIDPMIAAVASLIVLAAGTATILLDRFLHVRLVD, from the coding sequence ATGAGGACCCTCGGCAGGCTGGCGGGCGGGTTCTATCTCGTCCTGCTCTACCTCTTCGTGGCGGGGCCGCTGCTCTTCGTCATCGCCACCTCCTTCAATCCCGCCACCAGCTTCCCGGCGCAGTTCGAGGGGCTGACCCTCTCCTGGTACGCCGCCATCCTGAAGCGGCCGGAATTCCTGACGGCCACCTGGACCAGCGCCCTGGTCGCGGCGCTGGCGGCGGCGCTGGCGGTGGTGGTCTCCTTCCTCGCCGCCTATGCGCTCAGCCGGAAGGGCGGGCCGGGCGGCAATGGCGCCATGGCGACGCTGCTGGCCAGCCCGCTGCTGGTGCCGCAGGTGGTCATCAGCCTGGCCATCCTGCAACTGGCCAGCGCCTGGGGCGTCGGCACGGGCTTCTGGGGGCTGGTGGCGGCGCATGCCGTCTATGTCATGCCCTTCGCGCTGCGGCTGATCCTGACCGGCCTCGCGCGCTTCGACTTCGCGGTGGAGGAAGCCAGCCGCAGCCTGGGCGGCAGCCCGCTGGCCACCTGGCGGGAAGTGACGCTGCCGCTGCTGCGGCCCAGCATCGTGGCGGGCTTCACCTTCTGCTTCATCCTCTCCTTCGTGAACCTGCCGCTCTCGCTGTTCCTGACGGGGCCCGATACGGCGACCCTGCCGATCGTGATGTTCGCCTACATCGAGTCCCGCATCGACCCGATGATCGCCGCCGTCGCCTCCCTCATCGTGCTGGCCGCCGGCACCGCCACCATCCTGCTGGACCGCTTCCTGCACGTGCGGCTCGTGGACTGA
- a CDS encoding amidohydrolase family protein gives MARYDLIIRGGRLLDPETGLDAVGDVAIRDGRIEAVGRVEGEAARVIEAAGLAVAPGFIDLHAHGQSIPADRMQAFDGVTTSLELEVGVLPVGAWYEAQAQGGRVLNYGTAVAWVFARIAAMTGLEPEPDLGFMGRAMRDKRWADSVASDAEVAEVLRRVREGLDEGGIGIGLPNAYAPGTGVKEMSLICSLAADRGVPTYTHVAYMSNVDPMSSIEAYTRLIGYAGSTGAHMHICHFNSTSLLDVERAAQLVRKAQDQGLKITVEAYPYGSGSTVLGAVFFSDPAFPERTGRDYGAVQMVDSGHRFRDREELVAAQEQNPGSLVLFHFLDVEVEPKHRDLLDVSILYPDGAIASDAMPWTMPDGGVYTGDAWPLPAEASSHPRSSGTFTRFLRQWVIDRQTMSLLEGVRKCTLIPAQILEESTPQMRRKGRLQPGCDADIVVFDAGTLIDRADFKAMNRPAEGMRHVLVNGQSVIRDGELDPAARPGRPVRR, from the coding sequence ATGGCGCGATACGACCTCATCATCCGCGGCGGCCGGCTGCTGGACCCCGAGACCGGGCTGGACGCGGTGGGCGATGTCGCCATCCGCGACGGCCGCATCGAAGCCGTCGGCCGGGTGGAGGGTGAGGCCGCGCGCGTCATCGAGGCAGCCGGGCTGGCGGTCGCGCCCGGCTTCATCGACCTGCACGCGCATGGCCAGTCCATCCCGGCCGACCGCATGCAGGCTTTCGACGGCGTCACCACCTCGCTGGAGCTGGAGGTCGGCGTTCTGCCGGTCGGCGCCTGGTACGAGGCGCAGGCGCAGGGCGGGCGGGTGCTGAACTACGGCACCGCCGTCGCCTGGGTCTTCGCCCGCATCGCCGCCATGACGGGGCTGGAGCCGGAACCCGACCTCGGCTTCATGGGCCGCGCCATGCGCGACAAGCGCTGGGCCGACAGCGTGGCCAGCGACGCGGAAGTGGCCGAGGTGCTGCGCCGCGTGCGGGAAGGGCTGGACGAGGGCGGCATCGGCATCGGTCTGCCCAATGCCTATGCCCCCGGCACGGGCGTGAAGGAGATGTCGCTGATCTGCAGCCTCGCGGCGGATCGGGGCGTGCCGACCTATACGCATGTCGCGTATATGTCGAATGTCGACCCGATGAGCTCGATCGAGGCCTATACGCGGCTGATCGGCTATGCCGGATCGACCGGCGCGCATATGCATATCTGCCATTTCAACAGCACCAGCCTGCTCGATGTGGAACGCGCCGCGCAGCTCGTTCGCAAGGCGCAGGACCAGGGGCTGAAGATCACGGTCGAGGCCTATCCCTACGGCTCCGGCTCCACGGTGCTGGGCGCGGTCTTCTTCAGCGACCCCGCCTTCCCCGAGCGCACGGGGCGCGACTACGGCGCGGTGCAGATGGTCGACAGCGGCCACCGTTTCCGCGACCGGGAGGAGCTGGTGGCGGCGCAGGAGCAGAACCCCGGCTCCCTCGTGCTCTTCCACTTCCTGGATGTGGAGGTGGAGCCGAAGCACCGCGACCTGCTGGATGTCTCCATCCTCTATCCCGACGGCGCCATCGCCTCGGACGCCATGCCCTGGACCATGCCGGATGGCGGCGTCTACACGGGCGATGCCTGGCCGCTGCCGGCCGAGGCTTCCTCCCACCCCCGGTCCTCCGGCACCTTCACCCGCTTCCTGCGGCAATGGGTGATCGACCGGCAGACCATGTCGCTGCTGGAAGGCGTGCGGAAATGCACGCTGATCCCCGCGCAGATCCTGGAGGAGAGCACGCCGCAGATGCGCCGCAAGGGCCGCCTGCAACCGGGCTGCGACGCCGATATCGTCGTCTTCGATGCCGGCACCCTGATCGACCGCGCCGACTTCAAGGCCATGAACCGCCCGGCCGAGGGCATGCGTCACGTGCTGGTCAACGGCCAGTCCGTGATCCGTGACGGGGAGCTGGACCCGGCGGCGCGGCCGGGGCGTCCGGTCCGGCGCTGA
- a CDS encoding MFS transporter, with protein MNSKAANLALITVAQVLALSLWFAGTAAGPGIAREAVRIGPGYQALLTGAVQAGFVLGTLASAILALPDRYDPRRVFAAAALLGALSNAAILAMPAGADAAIAARFATGMALAGVYPVGMKLAAGWADRGDTGLVVGLLVGGLTLGSASPHLTIAAGGLHWPLTLGAASLAAVLAAGMIGLTRLGPRHASTSRFDPGAALRLWRNRGTRLATLGYLGHMWELYAMWAWVGLYLAASFAAWDGGARAEPAGAALATFCVIAIGGLGCVAAGLLADRLGRVRITVAAMAVSAACCLLAGPAFGLHPAVTTTLCLVWGIAVVADSAQFSASVAELSEPGLTGTMLTIQNSLGFALTLVTIHVMPMLVEGVGWSGAFAFLAIGPLLGCIAMLRLGRSPLAARLAGGRG; from the coding sequence TTGAACAGCAAAGCCGCCAACCTCGCCCTGATCACCGTGGCACAGGTGCTGGCGCTCTCGCTCTGGTTCGCCGGCACCGCCGCCGGGCCGGGCATCGCGCGGGAGGCCGTGAGGATCGGCCCCGGCTACCAGGCGCTGCTGACCGGCGCGGTGCAGGCCGGCTTCGTGCTGGGCACGCTGGCCAGCGCCATCCTGGCCCTGCCGGACCGCTACGACCCCCGCCGCGTCTTCGCGGCGGCAGCGTTGCTGGGCGCGCTCTCCAACGCCGCCATCCTGGCGATGCCGGCGGGGGCCGATGCCGCCATCGCCGCGCGCTTCGCCACGGGCATGGCGCTGGCGGGGGTCTATCCCGTGGGCATGAAGCTGGCCGCCGGCTGGGCGGACCGGGGCGATACCGGGCTGGTCGTCGGGCTGCTGGTGGGCGGGCTGACGCTCGGCTCGGCCTCCCCGCATCTGACCATCGCGGCGGGCGGGCTGCACTGGCCGCTGACCCTGGGCGCCGCCTCCCTGGCGGCGGTGCTGGCCGCCGGGATGATCGGGCTGACGCGGCTGGGACCGCGCCATGCCTCCACCTCCCGCTTCGATCCCGGCGCGGCGCTGCGCCTCTGGCGCAACCGGGGCACCCGGCTTGCGACCCTCGGCTATCTCGGCCACATGTGGGAGCTCTATGCCATGTGGGCCTGGGTCGGGCTCTACCTGGCCGCCAGCTTCGCGGCCTGGGACGGCGGGGCGCGGGCGGAGCCGGCCGGCGCCGCGCTCGCCACCTTCTGCGTCATCGCCATCGGCGGGCTGGGCTGCGTCGCCGCCGGGCTGCTGGCGGACCGGCTGGGCCGGGTGCGGATCACGGTCGCGGCCATGGCGGTCTCGGCCGCCTGCTGCCTGCTGGCCGGCCCCGCCTTCGGGCTGCATCCGGCGGTGACGACCACCCTCTGCCTGGTCTGGGGCATCGCCGTGGTGGCGGATTCCGCGCAGTTCTCCGCCAGCGTGGCCGAGCTGTCCGAACCCGGCCTGACCGGCACGATGCTGACGATCCAGAACTCCCTGGGCTTCGCGCTGACGCTCGTCACCATCCACGTCATGCCGATGCTGGTGGAGGGCGTGGGATGGAGCGGCGCCTTCGCCTTCCTGGCCATCGGGCCGCTGCTGGGCTGCATCGCCATGCTCCGCCTGGGGCGCAGCCCGCTGGCGGCGCGGCTGGCGGGGGGGCGCGGCTGA
- a CDS encoding CobW family GTP-binding protein, translating into MAIPVLLVSGFLGAGKTTLINHLLTQPHGRRLAAVVNDFGAINIDAELLSARADGVVALQNGCICCSLQGDLLRTLGLLLRQDPVPEGIIIETSGVSDPAEIVRSLMDPVIWREAALDAVLCLADARALADRPALLQDPLCQSQLRAADIIVLNKVDEVSAEELAALRPRLDAARPGCTILEAVQGAVPPELFFTGDPWRGSIPAAPSRFSTPRFETMSWTSDAPLSLPRFQAAVSRLAPRLVRAKGILQFAGREGQPMLFQMVGQRATFSPAPPPSPDAAPVRLVLIAENGRLRPEATTALLESCRA; encoded by the coding sequence ATGGCCATCCCGGTCCTGCTGGTTTCCGGCTTCCTGGGTGCCGGCAAGACCACCCTGATCAACCACCTGCTGACCCAGCCGCACGGGCGGCGGCTGGCGGCGGTGGTGAACGACTTCGGCGCCATCAATATCGATGCCGAGCTGCTCTCGGCGCGTGCGGATGGCGTGGTGGCGCTGCAGAATGGCTGCATCTGCTGCAGCCTGCAGGGCGACCTGCTCCGCACCCTCGGCCTGCTGCTGCGGCAGGACCCGGTGCCGGAGGGCATCATCATCGAGACCAGCGGCGTCTCCGACCCCGCCGAGATCGTCCGCAGCCTGATGGACCCCGTGATCTGGCGGGAGGCCGCGCTGGATGCCGTGCTCTGCCTGGCGGATGCGCGGGCCCTGGCGGACCGGCCGGCGCTGTTGCAGGACCCGCTCTGCCAGTCCCAGCTGCGCGCCGCCGATATCATCGTGCTGAACAAGGTGGACGAGGTGAGCGCGGAGGAGCTGGCCGCGCTGCGCCCCCGCCTCGATGCAGCGCGGCCCGGCTGCACCATCCTGGAGGCCGTGCAGGGCGCGGTGCCGCCGGAGCTGTTCTTCACCGGCGACCCCTGGCGGGGCAGCATTCCCGCCGCACCCTCCCGCTTCAGCACGCCGCGCTTCGAGACGATGAGCTGGACCTCCGACGCGCCCCTCTCGCTGCCGCGCTTCCAGGCGGCGGTCAGCCGGCTGGCGCCGCGGCTGGTGCGGGCCAAGGGCATCCTGCAATTCGCCGGGCGCGAGGGGCAGCCGATGCTGTTCCAGATGGTCGGGCAGCGCGCCACCTTCAGCCCGGCCCCTCCCCCCTCGCCCGATGCGGCGCCGGTGCGGCTGGTGCTGATCGCCGAGAACGGGCGGCTGCGACCGGAGGCCACCACCGCCCTGCTGGAATCCTGCCGCGCCTGA
- a CDS encoding ABC transporter substrate-binding protein, producing MSFSRRSALQAFSAIGAAGLLARPALAQTRTLTVSTWGGVTEEGLKAYVQPEFERLTGAKLAYDIGGQGARYNKLLAQRANPPADVFFSTDEGVVAGQKAGVLVPASRKGVPNIADIEDWAMSVKRGTTDETIAGAPYTLIAYGMGYNPEKVKEPVTSWADLWRPEFQGKLAFASPVHSQMPAFVILAAEMAGGSIDNVDPGFKKLAELKPSKLTVFWTDWAPLAKSGDVTLGTEFDYYIETMKDQNYPMEYVVPKEKGIAVPEYVSVVKGSKNQELAEAFLNLMLDPKVQASFAASTYSGTTNRKAVLPEAVRARCACGATVDQLRFFDPELFAAKRALWTERMNLEVVPNWQAR from the coding sequence ATGTCTTTCTCCCGTCGCTCCGCCTTGCAGGCGTTCTCGGCCATTGGCGCCGCCGGCCTCCTGGCCCGCCCGGCCCTGGCCCAGACCCGCACCCTGACCGTCTCCACCTGGGGTGGCGTGACCGAGGAAGGCCTCAAGGCCTATGTCCAGCCGGAATTCGAGCGGCTGACCGGCGCGAAGCTGGCCTATGACATCGGCGGCCAGGGCGCGCGCTACAACAAGCTTCTGGCGCAGCGCGCCAATCCGCCGGCCGACGTCTTCTTCTCCACCGACGAGGGGGTGGTCGCCGGCCAGAAGGCGGGCGTGCTGGTGCCGGCCAGCCGCAAGGGCGTGCCCAACATCGCCGATATCGAGGACTGGGCGATGTCCGTGAAGCGCGGCACGACGGATGAGACCATCGCCGGCGCGCCCTATACCCTCATCGCCTATGGCATGGGCTACAACCCGGAGAAGGTGAAGGAGCCCGTGACCAGCTGGGCCGATCTCTGGCGCCCGGAATTCCAGGGCAAGCTGGCCTTCGCCTCCCCCGTGCACAGCCAGATGCCGGCCTTCGTCATCCTGGCGGCCGAGATGGCCGGCGGCTCCATTGATAACGTTGATCCCGGCTTCAAGAAGCTGGCGGAGCTGAAGCCCTCGAAGCTGACCGTCTTCTGGACGGACTGGGCCCCGCTGGCCAAGAGCGGCGACGTCACCCTGGGGACGGAGTTCGACTACTACATCGAGACGATGAAGGATCAGAACTATCCGATGGAATACGTGGTGCCGAAGGAGAAGGGCATCGCGGTCCCGGAATATGTCTCCGTCGTCAAGGGCAGCAAGAACCAGGAGCTGGCGGAAGCCTTCCTGAACCTGATGCTGGACCCGAAGGTGCAGGCCTCCTTCGCCGCCAGCACCTATTCCGGCACCACCAACCGCAAGGCCGTGCTGCCGGAGGCGGTGCGCGCCCGCTGCGCCTGCGGCGCCACGGTGGATCAGCTGCGCTTCTTCGACCCCGAGCTCTTCGCGGCCAAGCGCGCCCTCTGGACCGAGCGCATGAACCTCGAAGTCGTGCCGAACTGGCAGGCCCGCTGA
- a CDS encoding ABC transporter ATP-binding protein: protein MPELVLSHVTRRFSGHTAVDDLSLTVRDGEFVCLLGPSGCGKTTTLRIIAGFERADAGRLTLDGADITHLPPEKREIGLVFQSYALFPHKTIAENIGFGLKMRGRPRAEIDRAVEEALALVRLEGLGGRYPRALSGGQQQRVALARALAIHPRLLLMDEPLSNLDAQLREEMRNEIRRIQQSLGITAVLVTHDQSEALAMADRIAVMAKGRLQQMASPAEIYEAPATAFVGGFIGQVNALDGMIESADARGAVLATANGLRLAGQGTDLAPGAGARAMVKQERLSLTRAEPVQLPNRFPCRVAERTYLGGSIAYRCEAAGLSLTALLPNHPLFESFAPGDEGWIGWAAADCAFFPR from the coding sequence ATGCCTGAACTCGTCCTCTCCCACGTCACGCGCCGCTTCAGCGGACATACCGCCGTGGACGACCTCTCCCTCACCGTGCGGGACGGCGAATTCGTCTGCCTGCTCGGACCCTCGGGCTGCGGCAAGACCACCACGCTGCGGATCATCGCGGGCTTCGAGCGCGCCGATGCCGGCCGTCTGACGCTGGATGGCGCCGACATCACTCACCTGCCGCCGGAGAAGCGGGAGATCGGGCTGGTCTTCCAGAGCTATGCCCTCTTCCCGCACAAGACCATCGCCGAGAATATCGGCTTCGGCCTGAAGATGCGGGGGCGCCCGCGCGCCGAGATCGACCGCGCGGTGGAGGAGGCGCTCGCGCTGGTACGGCTGGAGGGGCTCGGCGGCCGCTATCCACGCGCGCTCTCCGGCGGGCAGCAGCAGCGCGTGGCCCTGGCCCGCGCGCTCGCCATCCACCCGCGCCTGCTGCTGATGGACGAGCCGCTCTCCAACCTCGACGCCCAGTTGCGGGAGGAGATGCGGAACGAGATCCGCCGCATCCAGCAGAGCCTCGGCATCACCGCCGTCCTGGTCACGCATGACCAGTCGGAGGCCCTGGCCATGGCCGACCGGATCGCCGTGATGGCCAAGGGGCGGCTGCAGCAGATGGCCAGTCCCGCCGAGATCTACGAGGCCCCGGCCACCGCCTTCGTCGGCGGCTTCATCGGCCAGGTGAACGCGCTGGACGGCATGATCGAGAGCGCCGATGCCCGAGGCGCCGTGCTGGCGACGGCCAATGGCCTGCGGCTGGCCGGGCAGGGGACGGATCTCGCCCCCGGCGCCGGGGCCCGCGCCATGGTGAAGCAGGAGCGCCTCTCCCTCACCCGCGCCGAGCCCGTGCAACTCCCGAACCGCTTCCCCTGCCGGGTGGCGGAACGGACCTATCTTGGCGGCAGCATCGCCTATCGCTGCGAGGCCGCCGGCCTGTCGCTGACGGCCCTCCTGCCGAACCACCCGCTCTTCGAGAGCTTCGCGCCGGGCGATGAGGGCTGGATCGGCTGGGCCGCCGCCGACTGCGCCTTCTTTCCCCGTTGA
- a CDS encoding LLM class flavin-dependent oxidoreductase — MTSTRRQGQMKLGAFFHPTGHHVAAWLHPDAQIDAGTNFRHYARMTQAAERAKFDLVFLADAAATRAGNTKALRRWPQYMAYFEPTTLLSGLGALTERIGLVATATTSFNEPYNIARRFASLDHISGGRAGWNIVTSSNRAEPFNYGQEKLPAHADRYGRAREFVEVVKGLWDSWEDDAFLRDREQALYFDPDKLHTLDHHGQYFDVRGPLNVARPPQGYPVLVQAGSSDAGRDFAAGTAEIVFTAQTELAQALAFRQDLDARMARFGRDADQLKVMPGLNPIIGRTEEEAREKHAYLQSLIHPDVGRELLSPELGGIDLSNVPVDELLPENLIDDSVDSSKSTFQRVADMARKEKLTVRQMYERYGGARGQRTVIGTPVQIADQMEEWFRAGAVDGFLIQPAVLPTGLDEFIATVIPELQRRGLFRTEYEGATLRENLGLHRPAGRYARGR, encoded by the coding sequence ATGACCAGCACGCGACGCCAGGGCCAGATGAAGCTCGGCGCCTTCTTCCACCCGACCGGCCACCATGTCGCCGCCTGGCTGCACCCGGATGCGCAGATCGACGCCGGCACCAATTTCCGCCACTACGCGCGGATGACGCAGGCGGCGGAGCGGGCGAAGTTCGACCTGGTCTTCCTGGCCGATGCCGCCGCCACCCGCGCCGGCAACACAAAGGCCCTGCGCCGCTGGCCGCAATACATGGCCTATTTCGAGCCGACGACGCTGCTCTCCGGCCTCGGCGCGCTGACGGAGCGGATCGGGCTGGTGGCGACCGCCACGACCAGCTTCAACGAGCCGTACAACATCGCCCGCCGCTTCGCCTCGCTGGACCATATCAGCGGCGGCCGCGCGGGGTGGAACATCGTCACCTCCTCCAACCGGGCGGAGCCCTTCAACTACGGGCAGGAGAAGCTGCCCGCGCATGCCGACCGCTACGGCCGCGCGCGGGAATTCGTCGAGGTGGTGAAGGGCCTCTGGGACAGCTGGGAGGATGACGCCTTCCTGCGCGACCGGGAGCAGGCGCTCTATTTCGACCCGGACAAGCTGCACACCCTCGACCACCACGGGCAGTATTTCGACGTGCGCGGGCCGCTGAACGTGGCGCGCCCGCCGCAGGGCTATCCCGTGCTGGTGCAGGCCGGCTCCTCCGATGCCGGGCGGGACTTCGCGGCCGGGACGGCCGAGATCGTCTTCACCGCGCAGACCGAACTGGCGCAGGCGCTGGCCTTCCGCCAGGACCTCGATGCCCGCATGGCGCGCTTCGGCCGCGACGCGGACCAGCTGAAGGTCATGCCCGGCCTGAACCCCATCATCGGCCGCACCGAGGAAGAGGCGCGGGAGAAGCACGCCTATCTGCAATCCCTGATCCACCCGGATGTGGGCCGCGAGCTGCTCTCCCCCGAGCTGGGCGGCATCGACCTCTCCAACGTGCCGGTGGATGAGCTGCTGCCGGAGAACCTGATCGACGACAGCGTGGACAGCAGCAAGAGCACCTTCCAGCGCGTGGCCGACATGGCGCGGAAGGAGAAGCTGACCGTCCGCCAGATGTACGAACGCTACGGCGGCGCGCGCGGCCAGCGCACCGTCATCGGCACGCCCGTGCAGATCGCCGACCAGATGGAGGAGTGGTTCCGCGCCGGGGCCGTGGACGGCTTCCTGATCCAGCCGGCGGTGCTGCCGACGGGGCTCGACGAGTTCATCGCGACCGTCATCCCCGAGCTCCAGCGCCGGGGCCTGTTCCGCACGGAATACGAGGGCGCCACCCTGCGCGAGAATCTCGGCCTGCACCGGCCGGCGGGGCGCTACGCCCGGGGCCGGTAA